ACGCCGCTTTCCCTGTCTGGAAAAGAAACCATTCCAGCCCGATCTGTACCatgttcagaggaaatttccactgtgctttgtaaagagtaattgGCTGAGTGCATGCTTGTTGCACGTAAACTTCAAGATGGTCCTGCAGGTTTTGGCCAACACCGGGCAGGTGGCATACCACGGGAATTCCAAGCTTCCGCAAATCATCTGCATTGCCGATACCAGATAACATGAGCGTCTGCGGAGAATTAATTGCACCACCTGAGATGATTACTTCTTTTGTGGCCCGAACTTTATGGACTTTTCCACTTTGTACATACTCTACACCGACAGCTTTGTGACCTTCATAGAGTATTCTGTTGACCATCGTTTTGGAGTGTGCCGTCAAGTTCGGCCTCTGCAAGACTGGTCTGAGATAAGCACGGGCCGTACTGCATCGCACACCCTTGTGGATTGTCATATCCATGAATCCGAATCCTTCCTGCTGGTAACCATTCATATCATCTGTTGTTGGATATCCTGCTCCAACCCCCGCGTCAATGAACGCCTTGAAGAGAGGATTGTCGGCCTTGCCCCGCGAGACGTACAGAGGACCGTCGCCTCCCCTGTAATCGTCTTCTCCAAGTTCATGCGTCTGTGCTTTCTTGAAGTATGGTAGACAGTCTGCGTAGGACCAGCCTTGTGCTCCTTCAGATTCCCACCTGTCATAGTCGTACGGATGGCCACGCACGTAACACATTGCATTCAGCGCAGATGAACCACCCCACACTCTTCCCCGTGGCCAATACATTTCACGGTTGTCCATGTATTCCTGAGGCTCTGTGGTGTAAAACCAATTGTACTTGTCATTACACAGGTTGTACATGAGCGCTGCAGGCATGTGGATTTTCCAGTTCCACGGGTTATCCTTCGGCCCGGCTTCCAGAACCAAGACGGAATTGTCTTCTGATTCACTGAGGCGGTTTGCCAAAACACACCCTGCAGATCCTGCTCCAACAATAACATGAGTGTAGGATGAAGAAGAAGCTGGAAGAGGGGATGACCGAGCTCTTGTTGAGTACAGTCTTGCAAATGATTTTCTATCACTAAAATCTCCAGCAGATCCAGGTTTCGAGAAGCCAGTCTGTGTTCTAAACAAGCTTGGAATGTCATGTACATCATCCACAATAAAATCTGCCTCCTGCAGTAGTTCTTCCTTTGAGCAGACGCCAGAAAGAACGCCTACCACGCAGCCAACTTTAGCAGACAGTCCCATTCCTGTGTCTGCCAGCGTGTCACCAACAACCATAGTCTCAGACGGTGGCACTCCCAATTTTTTGCAGACAGTCTTTGCACTGAGGCTGCTCGGTTTTGGAATGCTTCCGGGATCATCCCCACAGACAACTTGATCGACATACTTTGCAATGCCTAATCCTTTCAGTGATTTGTTGGTGCCTGCCCTGGAATCAGCGGTACACACGGCTATCTTGATCCCCTGCTCTCTCAGAGACTGCATCAGGTGAGGAAGATCACCGTGCGAGATCAATCCTTCTGGAGCGTAACACTCTTCCCAGACCTGATCCACAATATCTTTGGCTTCTCCATGAGACTTGCCAGCTTCCTCAAGCAACTTTTGAAGCCTCCTTTTGATAATCGGCATGGTCGACTCAGCCAGGAGCCCTGGTCTCACTTTCTCCTCCACCTTGTCATAGTCCAGTAGTTCAAAGACTTTCTCTGCAAGTGTGTATCCAGTCTTGGCTTCAAGCCTATgtgaataaataacaaacaaatgaaaatgtatttcacaGCAACTTATTGTCTGagaaaacaattattttgaccTAAATGGAGAAactaaaaaattcacaaaaaatacaaattcctGGTATggcatgattttaaaattttccttGGGTGTATCTGAGGAGTTACAAACAAATATCAGCACAAAATCTTCCAAGTAGTGTGTCCTTATACACtcaaattcaaggactttcaagggCTATTTTCCAGGAATTTTCCAGGAGCTTTTGAGGACAAAAGTACCACTTTTCAgatataatttttgtattacattgattttatatatcatttttcatattattgtaACAATATCACAACTGATCACAACTGATGATCATTGCAAATTGTGGGTAGATTATCACCTTTCCAGGACTTTTTTGGActcagtttcattttcatggactTTCCAGaggctttaaaattcaaggacttccaaggactttccaggagtgtACTGACCCTGCTGGTAGTTCCTTCAACCAAGAATGCATCTCaacaatattgaacatacaaagTATTGAAGAGCTACAAGCAGTCTTGCTTTTTTGCAgtagatggacagacagacgtaCATGctgacaaacacacacaataCTGGACAATACAGTATAGTCATCAGATAAGCTCCTACTGCtaacattgcaataaaatgtgcAAATCCAATGGAGTCTTTCCCAAAAGTAATTTCAATCCAAATCCAAATCCAATACGATGAAATGTTCCTGATTTTCTGAAGttttgcaaagtttcacaaatatTTGAGGGCAAATTTTTGCAACACTTGTGAATGATAAAATCTCGTTTTCAGCAAATGACATCTCTATCAGAACACATGCCAACTCCAGGGGACTGTACTTCCACTGTTTATATGGTTTTTGCAGTACCTGTagtcagtcagacagacagacagacagacagacagacagagacagacaaacatacacatTTGTCGACAGTCATGAAAAATGGATGTTTCCAAGGAATTCCTTTTAAACAGAATGAACAAATCTTTTCTTGCAAAAATGTagacatttttgtattttgtaattttttatgcaTTCCATGCAACATATCATCTTAACTTTATTTGTTCATTAAAGAGGAAAGTCCCTGACAGGATATCTGTGTTTGCCAGAATTAGCTTCATGAATCTTATCAATATTTAGTGAAACTATTTTTCAACTCAGCTGAGCTAAACATTTCTTATCACAGAAAATATATCAACATCTATATTGGATATGGGTCAGTCATTTTTATCAGATTTTGATTCAGAATTATTTCTTCAGTACAAACATACTGGCATTAATCATTAATGCTCTAAAATATTTAAAGTCTCATATGTTTTTCCCAACATTAAACTAGAATGCGTACACTATTCCTTGAATGTTTTATCTTTGTATGACTACATCTAGAAAATACAGGTGTGCAAGATAGATAAAGTTGAACATAATTCACATGTAATTAGTGAAAACATAATCTTGCAGAAGTTCTGTTAATGTAGTATGCACCTCTACAGTGAaggactaaaacttttgctcgagCTTTCCGCaaaaaaacttttaaccattctcccACCAAATCAAGCAAAAAACTTGCGGGTtgctgtgcaaattttagtaccagagaaacaaattaccttaaatttacacacatttaaaatcaaaatggccgccatccctgcagTGTCAACTCTTtggggaaaaacaaaatttcggattttcaaaaaagtaagtccgtgaaaatttttctcccaccaagagctttaaaatgagcccccacaagatgaagatcagaaaagtatttttaaacatagggccaaagtccctgaagctactgtagacatggatacaaaattaagtatttcctgactgtatgaaattatctcactaaggtcatcctagggacatgtaaaccaaatattaaagctgtctgaccagcggttttgaaaaaacaagcgactcaacagttgacagagctctgctgtgtgttatgtagagaataaccttttgtgacacatgtattgatgaaggtggatatctttgatagctcatttcaggatggcctgaccaaaaatggaaaaaaatttccgtaaaaatacagactgtgctctcgctgtcgctcgtaactttcgtaaattacgaacaaaaatgaaaatttacgaaaaaaaatgaatgcccgatcggccatttacgaacgattttgttatttttgaagcctgattttcggccaagattgtgaattccgggaaatactgtcatatctcgtctttcaaaacctacgctgcccctatcatcagcgcatcgacacatggtgatagctggctttggactttgacctgtgataacatgagcatgcgcgaaaaggtttcaagatccccgggtcttgtaatctcatagtggtgtgtcatgcattaccaccccattacggtagtttcgagacacccaaacactcacatgctgtcaactttccgagtggactgttgaagcggatcgagggaagcgggcagttacaaatactttggattgatagtatccagttgggaaagaaagttgggcataaaacggcaactgatatgaaaaaaatacgaaacaatgaaaccgccgagctagaagagatcaagaacagtcagcctgaaagatagtcgaactacagcagaactgcagTCCGGGCCGCGCATGGTTGACATGTACTGCACAGTGTttttctgtgcatggaggtggaagcgagcggaaatcttagatgtcatagatttgtcatttgacgatctgcaaattgaatttttcagtcagcttgccaatttaataggtttccttcaaatattttacaagaaactgtctcagcaaatgttatgaatactggTGATATTTTCTATGATCCAGAGaaaatgctgtgcacagtcccatgaccaaaaagtttatccagacaatgacgatcatctgcagcgttttaaaagtataactgtctctaagaaaacaacaggatcaccagtctcagtttgagtacttaaatttgattgagatgagacaaaatttgtgcgaaaccacagactgccaaatgtttCTGATCAGCGGTTgtttaaaagaattttagagatgaacatggcataatgactgcagctatagaggcaccacctagtacctatgggatgacatgcatactttgaaagtaacagagctttccaaatatgaaaaacaagggacagattttctagcatctaaaacttgtgcaaacactgataatatttgataatattaatgaccgcttcataaattaatatatataatcatcaaccactgactacacacacaaagggagttatgatttgtgtcacaatatacttgaacatgttatgttgtgtaataaagatagagtaattgaataacattcattggccgttgaccaaaattacacactttattgagacaaggaagaaatttcaatgttacaagcattcatgacccatgatgtactgtgttattcaataaatcttttgaaaatgcatatcaaaatatgagttttcattgtcaaaaaaactaaaaagggatttttcattttcttttgtctttaatgaaatcattcatcatttctatccccttaaaatcatctattaagtaccagaagtgcttgttgaaagttggtgggttcagaataacataatttgtgcttactaatatttttgaacccaattcgtaaatttactaacaatttcgaaaggccagggagagcacagacagatttgcatatttcatcagactatattagtctataatagcaaataaacaagagttaattacattctaattaaagtaaacaagacttgcttaaatcaagatttaggtcataataaaacagcatatctgtcaggtttaaagaatcttgagctggttttcttttatttcatcctattaaccaagcacattttaactttgaaattaacattgtaagtaagttctgttgaataagttgagactgtacatactcagagaaagcacactgaagagacaaatgtttgtaacttaagaagttcaaggtcatcaaaagcattataaggaatcatgttacactttcattgcactgtttacacagattgcataattgctataaatagcacaaggaatcttacagcccagctttaccataaaaaccctatcactttgaccactcttttaattgaccactctattttttcctcaaaaagtaatcttattttatccttaccaagtcaaccataatggaaattagaactttctctatctctatttatttgaccacctatcatgacaaactattatgagcaatttcttttagataacataaatggtggttcagaatatatcaaagttgggattcaggaaagttgcctttacatgttttaatcctccaagatggtaagcatttcactatgaactgtcaaaaaaaggtgaactttctgataattccacactaaaattattttggctttgatgattaattcaattatttaaaatcatattaattattttttccgggtgaattgatagggtttatacagtacaagaattacatacaatgtaagtcaaattttgaccaaaaatgacaaaaaattccttaaaaatacacatttgcatatttcattacaatttgaacaaatctaagttgggttatccctagggacctgtataccaaataacaaagctgtctgaccagcggttatgaagaagaaaattttttaccaaaaacaccttttttggcattaatttgcctattttcaacaatatcaaaatcgaaaaaaaatttgtcaaaatcatagttttcatctacacaacaaatatcaaatcagtaagtactgcggttctcaagatatttgagtggacggacgcctcacaaacggacatacatacatacatacatacatatacatacagactgacgacggacgccggacggatacccatcccaatagcttctatagactatagtctatagtagctaaaaattgaaagcacgaatgaatatctgtccccgaggcgtattctaccttgaCAGTATGCAGAAAATTcttggctgagttgacaaaactttgcttatgtttcaaaatatttgtcacttaaggtggttggaaaggctagagcgtcagttataaatttaaacaaaactattaaaatataaaagtagtcaacattctctgtggaataaaaaaaactagacatttgggcacaaaggcattgcagagttatagcctgttaaaacttctgaaaaactgaccaaataagaagaagttggggagtccttagtgtattaactatggtagaggtcccctagcttttaataaaatgtttgaaaagggaaagtcattatttgctgtttttcaggaaagtttgacaaggcggtgctggcattcagatgagtgactgctattgtaaatgcatttttagattctttgagtgtcaaagaggtgtcaaaagtgagattaaccaaaaaactgctctatgacttcaaacgaggggtgcaaatatggcttgttttcaacatttttgacagaataacagttttcctacataattgtataccaatttaatccaactttgaaatgagatatggacatggaattttacagcctattaacaaggttacagataagatttgtacggcacaattttcctgtatttgaagtacttttgaaaaatcacattttgaaatgtgaaagaattttaataattttttgatatataaacccatgtaaaatcataaaaacaaattttatttacaaatcctgccgtacaaatcttacaataaatagtgtcaacatatttataacttatttggtaatattaatactatccaattattattaaattcaaatatgtaaaaaaaaatatgaaaaattaaatttaatatttactggtgtcatatttcaaaattatggctgcaaatatacaatttttatattcttattaactaagggagttatcctgaaaatttgaactaaatatcttgattctaacaattgcaacttgacattaactctgagaaaagaattggtgcaaaaatagcctttccaaccaccttaaatcTAAGTCCTAGCAATACGTGATAGTACCGGTAGGTTGTATTTGTTAATGTATATTTATCAATTCCAACTGCTGTATTTGATTAATAGGCCAAACTTTGCGGCAAAAAACTATgctatttcaattattttcttgtAATTGTTTTAAGCCAGATACTAATTTACCTGCAGAATAAAGGCCTATTactaaactttatttactttttttatttacatcagGAAAAATTGGAAAGGTACAATGCTTGCAAGTGTTTCCCTTACATACACATGAAAAACTGGGTTATTTTACATTCTGAGAATTGTTTAGGGCTGCTGTAAAGAGAATATTACAGTTACACTCTTAAACTGACTCGAAGAATGCAACTGCTTTGTATATCAAAAGGCTGATACTAGCTGGAGTTCCCTTACACTGAAATCATATGAAGGTCAGATTTTGGCGAGACTAGAGAATAAATGACCTTCAAAGTGAAATAAAAGATAACTTCTGGTATCTCAGTCAGTGACAATCATGCCGACTGTTTGCtcaaatattttatgattgtAGTAAAGGACACACCTACAAGGTTGACTGCAAATGTAAACAAGTTGAAATAGTCAGGTGAAATCAAAGTTAGCAACAGATATCTCAGGCAAATATGAGTAATACTGATAACTCAGGCAAATAACCTTGTGTAATACTGATAGGATAATTATGCTAACACTCACTAATCCAGGCTTAGATTAGAACTGATGGATAAGATTAATGCAGTTTGCATTTGATTAATGCCCTTTTGCTTCTTCAACCTTGACAAACAAGGTAAATGATCAGACTTGGTTCAAGCACAGTCgctgatagagggactgtggttcaaGCATGGAGCTAAATTTTTTTAGGTCCACGGTTCAAGTTGGTGTTTCtgtgaaataaaatcatttcatCTGTTTTAATGCATTGAtgttacttttcatttgaaatgttttgactcTGAgattctgtgatacgatcctaCCAAGTCTTCATGCTTGTATGAGGTGAACGCCCTGGGCAGTGCATTTGTGCATGTGTGAAGTGAATGCGATCGGCACTAAGTTTCTCTCGGAATCACATGATAACTCCATTACATTATTGTCAGAGAATATAATCGCGATTACTCTACTACATATCATAAACTAAATTACCTTTCATTCACAGACTTGGACCAAGTCCAATTACATTTTTGTTAGAAATTGACTGTCCTCTTTCATATTTCTGTTTACAGGTGTCTATGAGATTGGCTTGTCtctttttcatttcacaacagtGAACCTCAATTTTTCCAATCATATGTGTCATTATTTTTTTGATCAGGCTACTGCAACCTGCAAGACTGACGCCAAtgcttcaaaatgtcacaatacTATTTCAAATACTTAGACCATTGTCCCTGGAAACAAAGGAAGGGGTGGATTATGAAGAGTATACGCTTCTTATaaattaaacaagtcatcgttgatgacacagtccccgcttgctaatgggtactttgattacaggtcctgtgataaaaatactttgatacagatggcactcaatggccaagaatgagttccatggtgatgaaaaacataaaaccgatgtaggccactatcctaaaggtcattaaatgagtcaattgggaattagttgacaggatgttgcaaaacattttttcatactatcctaacactaatagattatcaccggtaccatatttcataaagtttaatgcagtatttacaacactatgagatcaacatctgtatcaagtttcatcaaattt
The DNA window shown above is from Ptychodera flava strain L36383 chromosome 5, AS_Pfla_20210202, whole genome shotgun sequence and carries:
- the LOC139133187 gene encoding choline dehydrogenase, mitochondrial-like, whose translation is MLCKFMMAMYSHGRLVLKGLGVWLKPSLFKCVTPLSGRTTTCRAYRISTPKQAVIASKRGGLIDKPSLIIFDKDGTLVCIHSMWSLWVREMAAKLEAKTGYTLAEKVFELLDYDKVEEKVRPGLLAESTMPIIKRRLQKLLEEAGKSHGEAKDIVDQVWEECYAPEGLISHGDLPHLMQSLREQGIKIAVCTADSRAGTNKSLKGLGIAKYVDQVVCGDDPGSIPKPSSLSAKTVCKKLGVPPSETMVVGDTLADTGMGLSAKVGCVVGVLSGVCSKEELLQEADFIVDDVHDIPSLFRTQTGFSKPGSAGDFSDRKSFARLYSTRARSSPLPASSSSYTHVIVGAGSAGCVLANRLSESEDNSVLVLEAGPKDNPWNWKIHMPAALMYNLCNDKYNWFYTTEPQEYMDNREMYWPRGRVWGGSSALNAMCYVRGHPYDYDRWESEGAQGWSYADCLPYFKKAQTHELGEDDYRGGDGPLYVSRGKADNPLFKAFIDAGVGAGYPTTDDMNGYQQEGFGFMDMTIHKGVRCSTARAYLRPVLQRPNLTAHSKTMVNRILYEGHKAVGVEYVQSGKVHKVRATKEVIISGGAINSPQTLMLSGIGNADDLRKLGIPVVCHLPGVGQNLQDHLEVYVQQACTQPITLYKAQWKFPLNMVQIGLEWFLFQTGKAASAHLEAGAFIRRHMDVRHPDVQFHFLPSVVNDHGRKPGNCHAYQVHVGPMRPTSVGYLKLRSANPADHPIIQPNYLSTESDREEMRDCIKIAREVLAQKAFDQFRGPEIQPGPHIQSDNGIDAFIRQKADSAYHPSCTCKMGREDDPMAVVDNHTRVFGIQNLRVVDASIMPSIASGNLNAPTIMIAEKAADIILGKTPLPQSQAPVWKPAEATTPREFAKVAQ